In Bacillus sp. NP247, one DNA window encodes the following:
- the phaP gene encoding polyhydroxyalkanoic acid inclusion protein PhaP yields the protein METKPYELVDAFWKNWSQSLSLFSSAGKQLEQLTLETLKQQQDALHKLTSGVDELEKELHQFTAQFNNQYTDYVKQLTGNSLNDQINEWQEKWNELSNQMHQLTVSPTKTSLSILTQTSGQFEETTKHFIEQQQSQREEVQKQLEVFLGEFKSKQLELAKQFEANSKNLFTSIK from the coding sequence ATGGAAACTAAGCCATACGAATTAGTCGATGCATTTTGGAAAAACTGGTCTCAATCTCTTTCCCTCTTCTCTTCAGCTGGGAAACAATTAGAGCAACTTACTTTAGAAACGTTAAAACAACAACAAGACGCTTTGCATAAATTAACATCAGGAGTAGATGAACTAGAAAAAGAACTACACCAATTCACTGCTCAGTTCAATAACCAATATACAGACTATGTGAAGCAATTAACTGGAAACTCCTTAAATGATCAAATTAACGAGTGGCAAGAAAAGTGGAATGAGCTTTCTAATCAAATGCACCAACTTACTGTTTCGCCTACGAAAACATCTTTGTCTATTCTTACTCAAACTAGCGGCCAATTTGAAGAAACAACAAAACACTTTATCGAACAACAACAGTCGCAACGTGAAGAGGTTCAAAAACAGTTAGAAGTTTTTTTGGGAGAGTTCAAGTCCAAACAACTAGAACTCGCAAAGCAGTTCGAGGCAAACTCAAAAAATCTATTTACTTCCATCAAGTAA
- the phaQ gene encoding poly-beta-hydroxybutyrate-responsive repressor — translation MLHNEPEHPESLEKNQAKQPNSMPKNFLVPFLLLCLKDWSLHGYKLIQMLMDIGFSSVDQGNVYRTLRKLEKENLISSTWDTSEGGPAKRIYSLTEYGEQYLTTCATSFEHYQNMLRTFFTLYTNAFFPFSTSPEKDEKDSSSSPGGTAE, via the coding sequence ATGCTACATAATGAACCAGAACACCCAGAAAGTTTGGAAAAAAACCAAGCGAAACAACCAAACTCCATGCCAAAAAACTTCTTAGTTCCTTTCTTACTTCTCTGTCTAAAAGACTGGAGTCTTCATGGTTACAAACTTATTCAAATGCTAATGGACATCGGCTTTTCTTCTGTTGACCAAGGTAATGTGTATAGGACACTACGCAAATTAGAAAAAGAAAATCTTATTTCTTCTACTTGGGATACAAGCGAAGGCGGGCCCGCGAAACGAATTTATTCTTTAACAGAATATGGAGAGCAATATTTAACAACATGTGCGACTTCTTTTGAACATTATCAAAATATGTTGCGGACGTTTTTCACGTTATACACCAATGCATTCTTTCCATTTTCTACTTCTCCAGAAAAGGATGAAAAGGATTCTTCATCTTCACCTGGTGGTACAGCAGAGTAA
- the phaR gene encoding polyhydroxyalkanoic acid synthase subunit PhaR produces MIDQKFDPLQAWKNAYEQTETFWGKALNETIKTEEYSAWMGSVLDLNLFYQKALNDTTKNYLEQVNVPTREDIARVATLVINLENKVDNIEEILEEKVDSLGQAPTLKRDVTKVKQDMRTLETKVDQILELLEKQNAVLAKLQVPVKEEVKPVNKPENKK; encoded by the coding sequence GTGATTGATCAAAAATTCGATCCATTGCAAGCATGGAAAAATGCTTATGAACAAACCGAAACATTTTGGGGAAAAGCGCTCAATGAAACAATTAAAACAGAAGAATATTCTGCTTGGATGGGCAGCGTTCTAGATTTGAATTTGTTTTATCAAAAAGCATTAAATGATACGACAAAAAATTATTTAGAGCAGGTGAATGTGCCGACGAGAGAGGATATCGCTAGAGTAGCTACGCTTGTTATTAATTTAGAAAATAAAGTTGATAACATCGAGGAAATTCTAGAAGAGAAAGTGGATTCATTAGGACAAGCTCCTACATTAAAGCGTGATGTTACGAAAGTAAAACAAGATATGCGCACGTTAGAAACGAAAGTTGATCAAATTTTAGAATTGCTAGAAAAGCAAAATGCAGTACTTGCTAAACTACAAGTACCTGTAAAAGAAGAAGTAAAGCCTGTAAATAAGCCAGAAAATAAAAAATGA
- a CDS encoding acetoacetyl-CoA reductase → MVQLNGKVAIVTGGAKGIGKAITVALAEEGAKVVINYNSSKEAAENLVNELGKEGHDVYAVQADVSKVEDANRLVEEAVNHFGKVDILVNNAGITRDRTFKKLNREDWERVIDVNLSSVFNTTSAVLPYISEAEEGRIISISSIIGQAGGFGQTNYSAAKAGMLGFTKSLALELARTNVTVNAICPGFIDTEMVAEVPEEVRQKIVAKIPKKRFGQADEIAKGVVYLCRDGAYITGQQLNINGGLYM, encoded by the coding sequence ATGGTTCAATTAAATGGCAAAGTAGCAATCGTAACAGGTGGGGCAAAAGGAATTGGAAAAGCAATTACAGTAGCATTAGCAGAAGAGGGAGCAAAAGTAGTTATTAACTATAACAGCAGTAAAGAAGCAGCTGAAAACTTAGTAAATGAATTAGGAAAAGAAGGACATGATGTTTATGCAGTTCAAGCGGATGTTTCTAAAGTAGAAGATGCAAACAGACTTGTAGAAGAAGCTGTGAATCATTTTGGTAAAGTTGACATTCTTGTTAATAATGCTGGTATTACAAGAGATCGTACATTCAAAAAGTTAAATCGTGAAGATTGGGAGCGCGTAATTGACGTGAACCTAAGCAGTGTATTTAATACAACAAGCGCGGTACTTCCATACATATCGGAAGCAGAAGAAGGAAGAATCATTAGTATTTCTTCTATTATTGGCCAAGCTGGTGGATTTGGACAAACAAATTACTCAGCAGCAAAAGCAGGTATGTTAGGATTTACAAAATCATTAGCGTTAGAACTTGCAAGAACAAATGTAACTGTAAACGCAATTTGCCCAGGATTTATTGATACTGAAATGGTAGCAGAAGTACCAGAAGAAGTGCGTCAAAAAATCGTTGCGAAAATCCCGAAAAAACGTTTTGGTCAAGCTGATGAAATTGCAAAAGGTGTAGTATATCTATGCCGTGACGGTGCGTATATCACAGGTCAGCAATTAAACATTAATGGCGGATTATACATGTAA
- the phaC gene encoding class III poly(R)-hydroxyalkanoic acid synthase subunit PhaC, whose protein sequence is MTTFVTEWEKQLELYPEEYRKAYRRVKRASEILLREPEPQVGLTPKEVIWTKNKTKLYRYIPKQEKTQRVPILLIYALINKPYIMDLTPGNSLVEYLVDRGFDVYMLDWGTFGLEDSHLKFDDFVFDYIAKAVKKVMRTAKSDEISLLGYCMGGTLTSIYAALHPDMPIRNLIFMTSPFDFSETGLYGPLLDEKYFNLDKAVDTFGNIPPEMIDFGNKMLKPITNFVGPYVALVDRSENERFVESWKLVQKWVGDGIPFPGESYRQWIRDFYQNNKLVKGELVIRGQKVDLANIKANVLNISAKRDHIALPCQVEALLDHISSTDKQYVCLPTGHMSIVYGGTAVKQTYPTVGNWLEERSN, encoded by the coding sequence ATGACCACATTCGTAACGGAATGGGAAAAGCAATTGGAGTTGTACCCAGAAGAATATCGTAAAGCATATCGCCGTGTGAAAAGAGCGAGCGAAATTTTATTACGCGAACCAGAACCACAAGTGGGTTTAACACCGAAAGAGGTTATTTGGACGAAGAATAAAACGAAGCTTTATCGTTACATTCCAAAACAAGAAAAAACACAGAGAGTTCCAATCTTATTAATATATGCTCTTATTAATAAACCGTATATTATGGATTTAACTCCGGGAAATAGTTTAGTGGAATATTTAGTAGATCGTGGTTTTGATGTGTATATGCTTGATTGGGGCACATTTGGTTTAGAAGATAGTCATTTGAAGTTTGATGATTTCGTGTTCGATTATATTGCAAAAGCAGTGAAAAAAGTAATGAGAACTGCAAAATCGGACGAGATTTCTTTACTTGGTTATTGCATGGGTGGAACGTTAACATCTATTTATGCAGCGCTTCATCCAGACATGCCAATTCGTAACTTGATTTTTATGACAAGTCCTTTTGATTTCTCTGAAACAGGATTATACGGTCCTTTATTAGATGAGAAATATTTCAATTTAGATAAAGCGGTTGATACATTCGGAAATATTCCGCCAGAAATGATTGATTTCGGAAATAAGATGTTAAAACCAATTACAAACTTTGTCGGTCCATATGTTGCTTTAGTCGATCGTTCGGAAAATGAGCGCTTCGTCGAAAGTTGGAAATTAGTTCAAAAGTGGGTAGGCGATGGTATTCCGTTCCCAGGTGAATCTTATAGACAATGGATTCGTGATTTCTATCAAAATAATAAATTAGTGAAGGGTGAACTCGTTATTCGCGGACAAAAGGTAGACCTTGCAAATATTAAGGCGAATGTCTTAAATATTTCTGCGAAACGTGATCACATTGCTCTGCCATGTCAAGTAGAAGCTTTACTGGATCATATTTCTAGCACAGATAAACAGTATGTATGTTTGCCGACAGGACATATGTCTATCGTGTATGGTGGAACGGCTGTAAAGCAAACATATCCGACGGTTGGGAATTGGCTTGAAGAGCGTTCTAATTAA